One genomic window of Roseateles sp. DAIF2 includes the following:
- the gph gene encoding phosphoglycolate phosphatase (PGP is an essential enzyme in the glycolate salvage pathway in higher organisms (photorespiration in plants). Phosphoglycolate results from the oxidase activity of RubisCO in the Calvin cycle when concentrations of carbon dioxide are low relative to oxygen. This enzyme is a member of the Haloacid Dehalogenase (HAD) superfamily of aspartate-nucleophile hydrolase enzymes (PF00702).), with product MSATVSSSLASTALRTDLRAVLFDLDGTLVDSAPDLAGATNEMLAARGLAMLPLEHLRPMVGAGARGMMGLAFAVTPQDPRFEALRAEFFDRYEARLLRETRPFDGVAALLDGLAAAGLCWAIVTNKSERFALPLTAGLGLAQRAAAVIGGDTTPHTKPHPAPLLEAARRAGIVPQHCLYVGDDARDIAAGRAAGMQTVAVAWGYLGQGEPIEAWGADLIVDTPQQLLAHVISAAAIAPTASVAMEVSS from the coding sequence TTTCATCCTCCCTGGCGTCGACCGCGCTGCGCACCGACCTGCGCGCGGTGCTGTTCGACCTGGACGGCACCCTGGTCGACAGCGCGCCCGACCTGGCCGGCGCGACCAACGAGATGCTGGCCGCGCGCGGCCTGGCGATGCTGCCGCTGGAGCATCTGCGCCCGATGGTCGGCGCCGGTGCGCGCGGCATGATGGGCCTGGCCTTTGCGGTGACGCCGCAGGATCCGCGCTTCGAGGCGCTGAGAGCCGAATTCTTCGACCGCTACGAGGCGCGCCTGCTGCGCGAAACCCGGCCCTTCGACGGCGTCGCCGCGCTGCTCGACGGCCTGGCCGCGGCAGGCCTCTGCTGGGCCATCGTGACCAACAAGTCCGAGCGCTTTGCGTTGCCGCTCACCGCCGGCCTGGGCCTGGCGCAGCGCGCCGCCGCAGTGATCGGCGGCGACACCACGCCGCATACCAAGCCGCACCCGGCGCCGCTGCTGGAGGCCGCGCGCCGCGCCGGCATCGTGCCCCAGCATTGCCTCTATGTGGGCGACGATGCGCGCGACATCGCCGCCGGTCGCGCCGCTGGCATGCAGACGGTGGCCGTGGCCTGGGGCTATCTGGGGCAGGGCGAGCCGATCGAGGCCTGGGGGGCGGATCTGATCGTCGACACGCCACAGCAGCTGCTCGCGCATGTGATCAGCGCCGCCGCCATTGCTCCGACGGCGAGCGTCGCGATGGAAGTTTCTTCCTGA